Proteins encoded within one genomic window of Syntrophales bacterium:
- a CDS encoding acyl-CoA dehydrogenase: MAEKFISLRNLHFLLYEVFDAVALTKYPYFEDHGKETFDMVVDTAMRMGKEMLFPAFSEMDKQPPEFRDGKVFVHPLAAQIMKACGEGGWIGAQASYEMGGQQIPSMIMTAFRGIFGAANYSASVYPFLTTGAAGLIASFGSPELLKTYVPKMFAGEWQGTMALTEPQAGSSLTDIATTAFPTTEGFYKIKGQKIFISCSEYESTENIVHLLLGRIEGAPPGVKGVSLFVVPKLRPEADGGLAANDVACIGIYHKLGYRGAPITQLAFGDNEDCRGWLVGEPNRGLSCMFQMMNEARIDVGMGAAAIASAAYYAALEYARQRPQGRPVQAKDPLTPQSPIIEHADVKRMLLFQRAVVEGSLSLIFQCSQYVDLSAVTAGEEKEHYELLLDLLTPIAKSYPAEMGILSVSQGLQCLGGYGYCDEFPLEQYCRDVRIHPIHEGTTGIQGMDLLGRKVIMKNGKAFKLFLAELEKTIAAGKAVPESEASCLQCEKCAVSLAEAVEILKEITMSLSGIALQGKIELFLADATLYLELFGIVTIAWQWLLQGLKATEALGRATTEEEANFYRGKLQTCRYFFAYELPKVKGIAPRLRESADGLTVHMKPEWFE; the protein is encoded by the coding sequence ATGGCCGAAAAATTCATCAGCCTCAGAAATCTGCATTTTTTGCTGTATGAGGTGTTCGACGCGGTTGCCCTGACAAAATACCCGTATTTTGAAGATCATGGCAAAGAAACCTTCGACATGGTTGTTGATACGGCCATGCGAATGGGCAAGGAGATGCTTTTCCCGGCGTTTAGCGAGATGGACAAGCAACCGCCGGAATTCAGGGACGGAAAGGTTTTTGTCCATCCACTGGCCGCGCAGATCATGAAGGCCTGCGGCGAGGGGGGCTGGATAGGAGCGCAGGCTTCGTATGAAATGGGCGGCCAGCAGATCCCGAGCATGATCATGACCGCCTTCCGGGGAATCTTTGGCGCTGCGAACTACTCGGCTTCCGTCTATCCGTTTCTCACGACCGGCGCCGCCGGACTGATCGCCTCTTTCGGTTCTCCAGAACTGCTTAAAACTTATGTCCCGAAGATGTTTGCGGGTGAGTGGCAGGGAACAATGGCGCTGACAGAGCCGCAGGCCGGATCCTCCCTGACGGATATCGCGACCACTGCCTTTCCGACCACAGAGGGCTTCTATAAAATAAAAGGGCAGAAAATCTTTATCTCCTGCTCCGAGTACGAATCGACGGAAAACATCGTTCACCTGCTCCTCGGCCGGATCGAGGGGGCGCCTCCCGGCGTGAAGGGGGTTTCGCTCTTCGTCGTCCCCAAACTGAGACCGGAGGCGGATGGAGGTCTGGCCGCCAACGATGTGGCCTGCATCGGCATCTATCACAAGCTCGGCTACCGGGGCGCCCCGATCACCCAGCTTGCCTTCGGCGATAATGAAGACTGCCGCGGCTGGCTGGTCGGCGAACCCAACCGGGGGCTCTCGTGCATGTTCCAGATGATGAACGAGGCCCGAATCGACGTGGGCATGGGCGCGGCGGCGATTGCTTCGGCAGCCTACTACGCGGCGCTCGAATATGCCCGTCAGAGGCCGCAAGGCCGCCCGGTGCAGGCGAAAGATCCGCTGACGCCGCAATCGCCGATCATCGAACATGCCGATGTAAAAAGGATGCTCCTCTTCCAGCGCGCCGTTGTCGAGGGGTCGCTCTCCCTTATTTTTCAGTGTTCCCAGTACGTAGATTTGTCCGCTGTCACCGCAGGGGAAGAAAAAGAACATTACGAACTGCTCCTCGATCTGCTCACCCCGATCGCCAAGAGCTATCCGGCGGAGATGGGCATCCTCTCGGTCAGCCAGGGGCTCCAGTGCCTCGGTGGGTATGGATACTGCGATGAGTTTCCGCTGGAGCAGTACTGCCGCGACGTCCGGATCCACCCGATCCACGAGGGAACGACCGGCATTCAGGGGATGGACCTGCTGGGACGCAAGGTGATAATGAAAAACGGCAAGGCGTTTAAGTTGTTTCTGGCCGAACTGGAAAAGACAATCGCCGCCGGCAAGGCTGTTCCCGAAAGCGAAGCTTCATGTTTACAATGCGAAAAATGCGCCGTTTCCCTTGCCGAAGCAGTCGAAATTCTTAAAGAAATTACTATGTCTTTGTCAGGCATAGCGCTGCAAGGCAAAATCGAGCTGTTTCTGGCCGATGCCACCCTCTATCTTGAGCTCTTCGGCATCGTCACGATCGCCTGGCAGTGGCTCTTGCAGGGGCTGAAGGCAACCGAGGCGCTCGGCAGGGCAACC
- a CDS encoding AMP-binding protein has product MGLKDFTVYDVFRRNAGFFQNKPAVVFEERKITFGELLAMVDRAAGWFAQAGIKKGDRVAVLSKNCPEFLVLAGAIASSGAILVPINFRLSVEEIGYNLENTKPMAVFVDPEYHETISSIKAGYPEVKTWVSMNASVNNGFTPFSALLECGPAPAADVSGDDPFVIIHTAAVQGKPRGAVLSHGNMIYGGLQSMAAIGLSHSDVYLNILPLFHIGGLIAAFTTMHAGGVNLIVPKYDPVECGKFIDKKQVTIIGDFPPILGQLLDARDAGHCTLASLKNVYGLERPETIKRFEDLGTGNFWMIYGQTETMGITCLARNADKPGSAGRPGLLSDVMIADEFDRPVATGKVGEILVRGPLVFLGYWGEEELTALTFREGWHHTGDLGRLDAEGFLWFAGRKAEKELIKPGGENVYPIEVEKVVLEHPDVLEVSVIGVPDPKFGEGIKAVCALKPGVKLMKQELIDFVAARIARYKKPNYVEFVESLPKKEDGSIDRSKVKELYG; this is encoded by the coding sequence ATGGGACTGAAGGACTTTACCGTTTATGATGTTTTCAGAAGGAATGCCGGCTTTTTTCAGAACAAGCCGGCGGTTGTTTTTGAGGAGCGGAAAATAACGTTCGGCGAATTGCTGGCCATGGTTGATCGGGCGGCGGGGTGGTTTGCTCAAGCGGGAATAAAGAAGGGCGACCGGGTGGCCGTCCTGAGCAAGAACTGCCCGGAGTTTCTCGTCTTGGCGGGAGCGATCGCCTCATCCGGGGCGATTTTGGTGCCGATCAATTTCCGCCTCTCCGTTGAAGAAATTGGGTACAATCTTGAAAATACAAAACCGATGGCGGTATTTGTCGATCCCGAATATCATGAAACGATTAGCAGCATCAAGGCTGGTTACCCCGAAGTGAAAACCTGGGTGAGCATGAATGCGTCAGTCAATAACGGCTTCACCCCCTTTTCGGCCCTTTTGGAATGCGGCCCCGCGCCGGCTGCGGACGTGAGCGGCGATGATCCGTTTGTCATCATCCACACCGCGGCGGTGCAGGGAAAACCGCGCGGGGCGGTTCTCAGCCACGGCAACATGATTTACGGCGGACTGCAGAGCATGGCCGCGATAGGCCTTTCGCACAGCGATGTTTACCTGAACATTCTGCCCCTGTTTCACATTGGCGGTCTGATTGCGGCGTTCACGACTATGCATGCGGGCGGGGTCAACTTGATCGTGCCGAAGTACGATCCGGTGGAATGCGGCAAGTTTATTGACAAGAAACAGGTGACCATAATCGGCGATTTTCCGCCAATCTTGGGCCAGTTGCTCGATGCCCGAGATGCCGGCCACTGCACGCTTGCCTCGCTGAAGAATGTCTATGGGCTGGAGCGCCCGGAGACCATCAAGCGTTTCGAGGATTTGGGCACTGGTAACTTCTGGATGATCTACGGGCAGACGGAAACGATGGGGATTACCTGTCTGGCCAGAAACGCCGACAAACCGGGATCCGCCGGACGACCGGGGTTGTTATCCGATGTCATGATTGCCGATGAATTCGACCGTCCCGTCGCAACAGGAAAGGTGGGAGAGATACTGGTTCGGGGACCGCTGGTCTTTCTGGGCTACTGGGGCGAAGAGGAGCTTACGGCGCTTACGTTCCGGGAAGGGTGGCACCATACCGGCGATCTGGGGCGCCTCGATGCGGAAGGATTTCTCTGGTTTGCCGGCCGCAAGGCGGAAAAAGAGCTAATCAAGCCGGGCGGCGAGAATGTTTACCCGATCGAGGTGGAGAAGGTTGTCCTCGAACATCCCGACGTGCTTGAGGTTTCCGTCATCGGCGTGCCCGATCCGAAATTCGGGGAGGGGATTAAGGCGGTCTGCGCGCTAAAGCCGGGCGTCAAGCTGATGAAACAGGAACTAATCGATTTTGTCGCCGCCCGGATCGCCCGTTATAAAAAGCCGAATTATGTGGAGTTTGTTGAGTCTCTGCCGAAGAAGGAAGACGGCTCCATCGACCGGAGCAAGGTAAAGGAACTCTACGGATAG
- the scmF gene encoding SynChlorMet cassette radical SAM/SPASM protein ScmF — translation MTNISPDIKPYYPLRQLYFYLTSDCNLRCRHCWIEPHYLAEAKASSYLDPVLFSKILDEAGPLGINGVKFTGGEPLLHPQIGALLASVQKRGLRLVVETNGILCSAEIAEQISSVGNAFVSVSIDSPDPEVHEWLRGKKGCFDETIAGVQNLVRVGLHPQIIMTIMRRNKDQLEPLVRMAESLGAGSVKFNVLQPTARGERMFASGETIDIAELITLGKWVDEELSKTTSLSLYYDHPPAFRSMRRMFNARTGDGCHTCGISGILGVLASGAYALCGIGETVLELVFGNAGKDSLKEVWENSPVLKDIRAGLPSRFQGICAECLLKNVCLGSCIAQNYYRDHDLWAPHWYCAEAYKQGLFPVTRLRGIENLPQREL, via the coding sequence ATGACCAATATATCGCCCGATATAAAGCCATATTACCCGCTGCGACAGCTCTATTTTTATCTGACCAGCGACTGCAATCTGCGTTGCCGCCATTGCTGGATAGAACCGCATTACCTTGCGGAAGCCAAGGCATCGTCCTATTTGGACCCGGTTTTATTCTCGAAGATTCTCGATGAGGCTGGGCCGCTGGGGATAAATGGGGTAAAATTCACCGGCGGGGAACCGCTGCTTCATCCCCAGATAGGCGCTTTGCTTGCTTCCGTGCAAAAACGGGGATTGCGCCTGGTCGTGGAAACGAACGGCATCTTGTGCTCTGCCGAAATTGCCGAACAAATATCTTCGGTGGGAAACGCCTTTGTCTCGGTCAGCATCGACTCGCCCGATCCCGAGGTTCACGAATGGCTCAGGGGTAAAAAGGGATGCTTTGACGAGACCATAGCCGGCGTCCAAAACCTGGTCAGGGTGGGGCTGCATCCCCAGATCATCATGACGATTATGCGGAGAAATAAGGATCAGCTCGAACCGCTGGTCCGCATGGCGGAGTCGCTCGGCGCGGGCTCCGTCAAATTCAACGTCCTCCAACCGACGGCGCGGGGCGAGCGGATGTTTGCCTCCGGGGAAACGATTGATATCGCGGAGCTGATCACGCTCGGCAAATGGGTGGACGAAGAGTTGTCCAAGACGACAAGCCTTAGCTTATACTACGACCACCCGCCGGCCTTTCGCTCTATGCGAAGAATGTTCAACGCCAGAACCGGCGACGGCTGCCACACCTGCGGGATATCAGGCATTCTGGGGGTGCTTGCCAGCGGCGCCTACGCCCTCTGCGGCATCGGCGAGACCGTTTTGGAACTTGTCTTCGGCAACGCAGGTAAGGACTCACTTAAAGAGGTATGGGAAAATTCCCCGGTGCTGAAGGATATCCGCGCCGGACTTCCCTCGCGATTTCAGGGGATCTGCGCAGAATGCCTTCTCAAAAACGTCTGCCTCGGAAGCTGCATCGCGCAGAATTACTATAGAGACCATGATCTCTGGGCGCCGCACTGGTACTGCGCAGAAGCCTATAAGCAGGGGCTTTTCCCTGTCACGCGGCTGCGGGGGATCGAAAATCTCCCGCAGCGAGAACTATGA
- the scmE gene encoding SynChlorMet cassette radical SAM/SPASM protein ScmE: MTRSLMKTPRSVDIEITNGCNLRCTYCSHFSAPGDVGRDLPIDEWRRFFAELKRCAVMNVTLSGGEPFYRQDLKEIIASIVENRMRFAILSNGTLITPEMAAFLAATGRCNSVQVSIDGALDITHDAFRGEGNFVKALGGIRTLQRFNLPVTVRVTIHRKNVHELEAIASLLLEEIGLPSFSTNAASYMGLCRKNTEQTQLTVAERSLAMETLLGLIDKYGNRISAAAGPLADARMWAEMKEASREGKPRMAGRGLLTGCGCPSQSLSVRADGAYVPCSQLGHIVLGQINRDDLCDLWQNHPALRALRNRRLIPLASFAFCQDCPYQDYCTGNCPALSYNLTGEVNRPSPDACLRLFEQQGGLLPERRLPQESETV; the protein is encoded by the coding sequence ATGACGCGCTCCCTGATGAAAACGCCCCGCTCTGTTGATATCGAGATCACCAATGGTTGCAACCTGCGCTGCACCTATTGCAGCCATTTCTCGGCGCCTGGAGACGTTGGCCGGGATCTGCCGATAGACGAGTGGCGCCGTTTTTTTGCGGAGCTTAAGCGTTGCGCGGTAATGAATGTCACCCTTTCCGGTGGCGAGCCTTTTTATCGGCAGGATCTTAAGGAAATAATCGCCTCGATCGTGGAAAACCGGATGCGCTTTGCGATTCTCAGCAACGGCACCCTGATCACCCCGGAGATGGCAGCTTTTCTCGCCGCGACCGGCCGCTGCAACTCCGTCCAGGTTTCCATTGACGGCGCGCTTGACATTACCCATGACGCCTTTCGGGGCGAGGGGAATTTTGTCAAGGCCTTAGGCGGGATCAGAACATTACAGAGGTTCAATCTGCCGGTAACGGTGCGCGTCACGATCCACCGTAAAAATGTCCACGAACTGGAAGCAATCGCCTCACTGCTCCTTGAAGAGATTGGCCTGCCCTCTTTTTCAACCAACGCCGCCTCGTATATGGGCCTCTGTCGGAAAAATACCGAACAGACGCAATTGACTGTCGCCGAACGCTCGCTCGCGATGGAAACGCTGCTTGGCCTCATCGATAAATATGGCAACCGCATCAGCGCCGCCGCCGGCCCTCTTGCCGACGCGCGCATGTGGGCCGAGATGAAGGAGGCCAGCCGTGAGGGAAAGCCGCGGATGGCAGGAAGGGGATTGCTGACCGGTTGCGGATGCCCGTCTCAGAGTCTTTCAGTGCGGGCGGACGGGGCGTATGTTCCGTGCTCACAGTTGGGCCATATAGTTTTGGGGCAGATCAATCGCGATGATCTCTGCGACCTCTGGCAGAATCATCCGGCCTTGAGGGCATTAAGAAACCGCAGACTCATTCCCCTTGCCTCGTTTGCATTCTGTCAAGACTGCCCTTACCAGGACTATTGCACCGGCAACTGCCCGGCCCTTTCCTACAATCTGACCGGCGAGGTCAATCGCCCGAGTCCGGACGCCTGCCTGCGCCTTTTTGAGCAGCAGGGGGGACTTCTGCCGGAGCGGCGCCTTCCTCAAGAGTCGGAGACCGTTTAA
- the scmD gene encoding SynChlorMet cassette protein ScmD → MPKEKELKILHQMKLAVPPFKKTGNKPDTEKLLVSEYSDIKMTANPLIVLREEFDDWALLFNPDTGNTFTLNPLGVFIWKLLDGKQTLATITEAVREAAEDVPAEVESQVEEFVREIVRLGLAAGDGEIAT, encoded by the coding sequence TTGCCGAAAGAAAAAGAACTGAAAATTTTACATCAAATGAAACTTGCCGTCCCGCCTTTTAAAAAGACGGGGAACAAGCCGGATACGGAGAAATTACTGGTGAGTGAATACTCTGACATAAAAATGACAGCCAACCCTTTGATCGTCCTCAGAGAGGAGTTTGACGATTGGGCGCTGCTGTTTAATCCCGACACAGGCAATACCTTTACGCTGAACCCTTTGGGGGTTTTCATCTGGAAACTGCTTGACGGCAAGCAGACCTTGGCGACAATAACAGAAGCAGTCAGGGAAGCGGCTGAGGACGTGCCGGCTGAGGTGGAAAGTCAGGTAGAAGAGTTTGTCCGGGAAATTGTCAGACTTGGCCTCGCCGCCGGGGACGGAGAAATCGCGACATGA
- a CDS encoding PqqD family protein has translation MKRARRNFLAVLGGVAVMLPTTKFPTPANVYEHLKGCWSWYETEDLLNGMPVRKSGVSLYGNVHGAVLADAGRDVMRLNHTATRIWELCDGKNSPEVIAKTVSEDFAVSPGVCFKDVVIALRTFKRQGLIIC, from the coding sequence ATGAAAAGGGCAAGGAGAAATTTTCTGGCGGTTTTAGGCGGGGTTGCTGTGATGCTGCCGACGACGAAGTTTCCAACACCGGCAAATGTTTATGAGCACCTGAAGGGCTGCTGGAGCTGGTATGAAACGGAGGATTTGTTAAACGGAATGCCCGTCAGAAAAAGCGGCGTTTCGCTTTACGGAAACGTACATGGAGCGGTTCTTGCCGATGCCGGAAGGGACGTGATGCGGCTCAACCATACTGCCACCCGCATCTGGGAGCTGTGCGACGGGAAAAACAGTCCGGAAGTTATTGCAAAGACAGTTAGCGAGGATTTCGCTGTATCGCCAGGCGTTTGTTTTAAGGACGTGGTTATTGCGCTCCGCACCTTCAAGCGACAGGGACTGATTATTTGTTGA
- a CDS encoding HD-GYP domain-containing protein has translation MRATDTVRGQDETPKAEGDRSATPFRFSQIFGATPSPPPESAAVDEPTAPRNGGKTLALKSSLDAESIYSVLQDYMMDVRVGIRDGAGIGLDPAVQMIANIVDSPEVLAGINPMMLNFANEQDYYILQPIHTMIYALKIGLRLNYPRKRLTELGLATLLQNVGMFLVPDAIIGKTGSLTDEEIAAIKKHPENGRDILLPFEKDFPAVVEAVYQHHERENGKGYPQGLKGEEIGEYAQIIGICDSYESMTHNRPHKKALLQFTSVRQLIEAKERLFAPRILKVFLDEMSLYPVGSYVKLNNGAIGRVIKTNKSQPVKPLVRIIFDGLGNRSVAEEHTDLSTNNVLNIVDVVAEWELPT, from the coding sequence ATGAGAGCAACCGATACCGTAAGAGGTCAAGATGAAACACCCAAGGCAGAAGGCGACCGCAGCGCCACGCCCTTTCGTTTCAGCCAGATTTTCGGCGCCACGCCCTCTCCTCCCCCCGAATCAGCTGCAGTAGATGAGCCCACAGCCCCCAGGAACGGCGGAAAAACACTTGCCTTAAAGAGTAGTCTTGATGCGGAATCCATTTACTCAGTACTGCAGGACTATATGATGGATGTCCGCGTCGGCATAAGGGATGGCGCTGGCATTGGACTTGATCCCGCTGTCCAGATGATTGCCAACATAGTAGATTCACCGGAAGTTCTCGCCGGCATTAATCCGATGATGCTCAATTTTGCCAACGAGCAGGACTATTATATCCTGCAGCCGATCCACACCATGATCTATGCCCTTAAAATAGGATTGCGCCTGAATTATCCCCGGAAGCGGCTTACGGAACTGGGCTTGGCTACGCTTCTGCAAAATGTAGGAATGTTTCTTGTTCCGGATGCCATAATTGGCAAAACTGGCAGTCTGACGGATGAGGAGATTGCAGCCATAAAAAAACATCCAGAAAACGGCCGCGATATATTGCTGCCCTTCGAGAAGGACTTCCCCGCCGTTGTCGAGGCGGTTTATCAGCACCACGAACGGGAGAACGGAAAAGGCTACCCGCAGGGACTAAAGGGTGAAGAGATAGGTGAATATGCCCAAATAATAGGTATTTGTGACTCGTATGAGTCAATGACCCATAATCGTCCCCATAAAAAGGCGCTGTTGCAATTTACCTCCGTCAGACAATTGATTGAAGCGAAAGAGCGATTGTTTGCGCCCCGGATTCTCAAGGTTTTTCTCGACGAGATGTCGCTTTATCCGGTTGGCAGTTACGTTAAGTTAAACAACGGCGCCATCGGCCGGGTGATAAAAACTAACAAGTCGCAACCAGTAAAACCCTTGGTAAGAATTATTTTCGACGGCCTGGGCAATCGGAGCGTAGCGGAAGAACACACGGACCTGTCAACCAACAACGTCCTTAATATTGTTGACGTGGTCGCCGAATGGGAACTGCCAACGTAG
- a CDS encoding PqqD family protein, which translates to MIRNERIIFRKEGDGAYLFDPDSGKLVYANRTGALLFELCNGSNTEAEITAQLAAAYNAPGERLEQDIQSFLTSMLEMSFLKRESADTDKLS; encoded by the coding sequence TTGATTCGCAATGAGCGAATAATTTTTCGAAAAGAAGGCGACGGCGCCTACCTGTTTGATCCAGATTCCGGAAAGCTCGTGTATGCCAACAGGACCGGGGCGCTGCTCTTTGAGCTTTGCAACGGCAGCAATACCGAGGCGGAGATAACGGCTCAATTGGCCGCTGCTTATAACGCTCCCGGTGAACGGCTGGAACAGGACATTCAGAGTTTTCTGACCAGCATGCTGGAGATGTCCTTTTTGAAAAGAGAATCTGCAGACACGGATAAATTGTCATGA
- the ccsA gene encoding cytochrome c biogenesis protein CcsA, producing MGNALLAKYEIMLHWLAMTAYLAATLCFFRGTILGKNKSLACGMTFILAGLLPQTLALLVRWSYVFHGPYLTRYEVLSSSALVMLGQFLYLSRRHPEIRFSGLFVAPLALFATLAALWSGTAVKMLPASFNSLWVLPHVFFTKLAVGAFCIAIALIVTYLLKGRRSQARFMATLPAAELLDDYIYKITAFAFCCWTITIATGALWAHESWERYWGWDPIETWSLITWLLLGVYLHLRRFFGWKGKRGIAVLIICIAVSLLTVFFLPFLVDSLHGDYYR from the coding sequence ATGGGAAACGCCCTCCTTGCTAAATATGAAATCATGCTCCACTGGCTTGCCATGACAGCGTATCTGGCGGCGACGCTTTGTTTCTTTCGGGGAACGATCTTGGGCAAAAACAAGTCTCTTGCCTGCGGGATGACGTTCATCCTGGCCGGCTTGCTTCCCCAGACCCTTGCGTTGTTGGTGAGGTGGTCTTATGTCTTCCACGGTCCGTATCTGACCAGATATGAAGTCCTCTCCTCAAGCGCCCTGGTGATGCTTGGCCAGTTTCTGTACCTTTCGCGCCGCCATCCGGAGATTCGCTTCTCCGGCCTTTTCGTGGCGCCGCTTGCCCTTTTCGCGACGTTGGCCGCCCTTTGGTCCGGGACGGCTGTCAAGATGCTTCCGGCGAGCTTTAACAGCCTCTGGGTTCTCCCCCATGTCTTTTTTACAAAGCTGGCCGTGGGCGCATTTTGCATCGCTATTGCGCTGATCGTTACCTACCTGCTGAAGGGCAGGAGGAGTCAGGCGCGATTTATGGCCACGCTTCCCGCCGCGGAGCTTCTGGACGACTATATCTACAAAATCACGGCCTTCGCTTTTTGCTGCTGGACAATTACCATTGCCACAGGCGCACTCTGGGCCCACGAAAGTTGGGAAAGATACTGGGGATGGGATCCGATTGAAACCTGGTCGCTCATAACCTGGCTCTTGCTGGGGGTATATCTGCACCTGCGCCGATTCTTCGGCTGGAAGGGAAAGAGGGGCATCGCCGTTTTGATTATCTGCATCGCCGTATCGCTGCTGACTGTATTTTTCCTTCCTTTTCTTGTGGATTCACTGCACGGCGATTATTACCGGTAA
- a CDS encoding cytochrome c biogenesis protein ResB: MRRRWEKGRSLAISTLGVKTKKFFTSPKTVILLLCLLLIACLAGALIPQSANTPSSFFEAWRMEHPVSYQLAIWFQLNRVFSSFWFLFLVLLMFFSITLSLQGQFRKARRACAAAPPLFPLTPEVVFQTDAFDAAALRKRFAKRGFQRETHHQENAEGLIFFKNRRNVWGGVIFHGGMLLLILAALLTVAVQKRGFVQLIEGDFFSGRQEDFLSCENGIFSGRFDPGFGIQLEKLSHSYWDTGELKELKSDVIIERRGLSVKKSLTRGESFDIGDVSISQSPHFGYTLKISLSTKGTEGLPTYFSLDMAPAGRPLTGRSDFPTTDYILEMAFTPDRSGRSPYPLDPSLQLRFMTGEKEAGRAVLKPGEEALVGESRFRFEEIRNWSGLRLTENSFTSLVYGGFLLNTIGILIIFLFSPQEVLVSATKGAEGIFVVGVSVKARTGKNILLADAVGMVKGLPGGSPGTGR, from the coding sequence GTGCGGCGCCGCTGGGAAAAAGGAAGAAGTCTGGCTATTTCCACTTTGGGCGTAAAAACAAAAAAGTTTTTTACCTCCCCGAAAACAGTGATCCTGCTGCTTTGCCTGCTGCTTATTGCCTGCCTGGCCGGCGCCCTGATTCCCCAGAGTGCCAACACCCCGTCCTCCTTTTTCGAGGCCTGGCGGATGGAGCATCCCGTCAGCTACCAGTTGGCGATCTGGTTCCAGTTGAACCGGGTATTTTCCTCATTCTGGTTTCTATTCCTCGTCCTTTTAATGTTTTTTTCCATAACCCTATCCCTCCAAGGACAGTTCAGAAAAGCACGGCGCGCCTGCGCCGCCGCGCCACCCCTCTTTCCGCTGACCCCGGAAGTCGTTTTCCAAACCGACGCGTTTGATGCGGCAGCACTGCGAAAGCGTTTCGCGAAACGGGGTTTTCAAAGGGAGACGCATCATCAAGAAAACGCGGAAGGGCTCATTTTTTTCAAAAACAGGCGCAATGTCTGGGGAGGCGTTATCTTCCATGGCGGCATGCTTCTGCTCATCCTCGCCGCCTTGCTGACAGTTGCTGTTCAGAAACGGGGATTCGTGCAACTCATCGAAGGCGACTTCTTCTCCGGCCGGCAGGAGGACTTTCTCAGTTGCGAAAATGGCATTTTCAGCGGCCGCTTCGATCCGGGCTTCGGCATTCAGCTCGAGAAACTCTCTCACTCATACTGGGACACGGGTGAGTTGAAGGAACTAAAAAGCGACGTCATAATCGAGCGGCGGGGATTGTCCGTCAAAAAGTCGCTGACCAGAGGGGAATCATTTGACATTGGGGATGTATCCATCAGTCAGTCGCCCCATTTCGGTTATACCTTGAAGATATCGCTTTCTACCAAAGGCACGGAGGGGCTGCCAACCTATTTTTCCCTCGATATGGCGCCGGCGGGAAGGCCTCTGACTGGACGCAGTGATTTCCCGACGACGGACTACATTCTGGAGATGGCCTTCACCCCGGATCGGAGCGGACGTTCACCTTATCCGCTGGATCCCTCATTACAGTTAAGATTCATGACAGGAGAAAAAGAGGCGGGCCGGGCCGTCCTGAAGCCGGGCGAGGAGGCGCTGGTCGGAGAGTCGCGGTTCAGATTTGAGGAGATAAGGAACTGGAGCGGCCTGAGGCTGACCGAAAACAGTTTCACATCCCTCGTTTACGGAGGATTCCTCCTCAATACTATAGGAATATTAATTATTTTTCTTTTTTCCCCGCAGGAGGTTCTTGTATCCGCAACGAAAGGAGCAGAGGGAATTTTTGTTGTTGGCGTGTCAGTTAAAGCCAGGACTGGGAAAAACATTCTGCTCGCAGACGCTGTGGGGATGGTAAAAGGCCTGCCCGGCGGCAGCCCTGGAACAGGACGATAA